The bacterium genome includes a window with the following:
- a CDS encoding tetratricopeptide repeat protein, producing MNLSKIKIGIFFLTIFLLLWLLYPSKLFLGYIYEGQSELTRAEQYYLDYLQKKPNSKFVIKRLSSLYKRMGEPSKALHVLQQLMDYRKADWEVAQLYLDMLSEMNQDEDLYKARLKIADMFINDKRVARYKVASLYDAALQHALWTQKVNEAYSILLKIIPITPRPEAYTYRLVDLDKGFKKTDKLLEFLRGELQKQPQNSGIRTEIVSILQVQKRNQEALKILREGLLLSPFDKILLMRITQVFNDLKLYSDAIPFAEKTLGLKTLNDLERISMMRLLATLYVDVGRDEEGIKLFERLTSLDENDRDSWRGMIDAYARLGNFDEVLYYMERYLKNFSDDTSMKQNMAETLLYKLKDDSALSLYREVLIFFPDASFAMDVANLLIEKNKREVALAWLLEHEKAFGNSSVYQKTLVSVLVDALRYNDAYSRLKKIAGKNPSYTILKDLIFLADKSGKQNEAETWAHHVVVHYENDDKIMEEMGALFYFWGQVTESQSIFNNLLKKGDKLVPSYWLGEIEYGKDRKQEAFVHFQHYLTLYKKEKSPSIQLMAKALKARGRMSLNDHVLNDYAQIIKKYPREQQFYFDVIDLLIENKKSREAGSYYVRYTTYYPDDVQTKSSTLARIAVLDKEWKKAIRYFKEALTFDPDNYFLHHDLAYVQDKNGQWKEALNTLESLSASKKHIPLVQDLYRLIRDEKSSHAGYKFFFNDLGLDFYMQNAAFVRFALNNRFYVMGQGRHGFYDVGSKNTKNNTVDAALGVGFNINPFWNVEVQADYTQSHFVKAPGFSLQSREVIYDSLTLIQNIKVNQAMLSTPQAIPAGGKEHTGEFLALFQPSDRLALNARYEFSRYSLKAGDTATGHVIEPGISYKFLKNPSLTAGYRLSFMHINQSASFLSQVNLLADTRTHYFSLDLAHHVGRNLYYQVGVFGGEDTKRNLHLFEGDLWGAQSNLKWYWGKNYVLEGLYRYGSESQSTTSGQSHEGLLSMTGYWK from the coding sequence TTGAATTTATCTAAAATCAAAATAGGGATTTTTTTTCTCACAATATTTCTTTTGTTGTGGCTTTTGTATCCCTCTAAACTTTTTTTGGGATATATTTACGAGGGACAAAGTGAGCTAACACGTGCCGAGCAATATTATCTGGATTATCTTCAAAAAAAACCAAATAGCAAATTTGTTATTAAACGTCTTTCTTCTTTGTATAAGCGGATGGGAGAACCAAGCAAGGCTTTACATGTATTACAACAATTAATGGATTATCGAAAAGCTGACTGGGAAGTGGCACAATTATACCTGGATATGCTTTCTGAAATGAACCAAGATGAAGATCTTTATAAAGCCAGGCTTAAAATAGCCGATATGTTTATAAACGATAAAAGAGTAGCGCGTTACAAGGTGGCGTCTCTATATGATGCTGCCTTACAGCATGCCTTGTGGACACAAAAGGTTAATGAGGCCTATTCTATATTGCTCAAAATTATTCCTATTACCCCGCGTCCAGAGGCTTATACCTATCGACTTGTTGATTTAGACAAGGGCTTTAAAAAAACAGATAAGCTCTTGGAATTTTTAAGAGGTGAACTTCAAAAACAGCCACAAAATTCGGGTATTCGTACCGAAATTGTCTCTATTTTACAGGTTCAAAAGCGAAACCAGGAGGCATTAAAAATTTTAAGAGAAGGTCTTTTACTTTCCCCTTTTGATAAAATTCTTCTCATGCGCATTACGCAGGTTTTTAATGATTTAAAATTATATTCCGATGCAATCCCGTTTGCCGAAAAAACCTTGGGTTTAAAAACCTTAAATGATTTGGAGCGCATTAGCATGATGCGTTTATTGGCTACTTTGTATGTAGATGTGGGACGCGACGAAGAAGGTATAAAACTTTTTGAAAGACTGACATCTTTAGATGAAAATGATCGAGACTCATGGCGGGGTATGATTGATGCTTATGCTCGTTTGGGTAATTTTGATGAAGTGCTTTATTACATGGAGCGTTATCTTAAGAACTTTTCAGATGATACCTCGATGAAGCAAAATATGGCCGAAACCCTTTTGTATAAGTTAAAAGATGACAGCGCCTTGAGTTTGTACCGCGAAGTTTTGATTTTTTTCCCGGATGCGTCTTTTGCCATGGATGTGGCTAATTTGTTGATTGAGAAAAATAAAAGAGAAGTTGCTCTTGCATGGCTACTAGAGCACGAAAAAGCATTTGGTAATTCATCTGTTTATCAAAAAACACTGGTGTCGGTTTTGGTGGATGCTCTCCGTTATAACGATGCCTATAGTCGCCTTAAAAAAATAGCCGGGAAAAATCCTTCTTACACAATTTTAAAAGACCTTATTTTTTTAGCGGATAAAAGTGGCAAACAAAACGAAGCTGAAACATGGGCCCATCATGTTGTGGTTCATTATGAAAATGATGATAAAATTATGGAAGAGATGGGGGCTTTGTTTTATTTTTGGGGTCAAGTAACGGAATCCCAATCTATTTTTAACAATCTTCTAAAAAAAGGCGATAAACTTGTTCCTTCCTATTGGTTGGGTGAAATTGAGTACGGTAAAGATCGTAAACAGGAAGCTTTTGTTCATTTTCAACATTATTTAACTCTCTACAAAAAAGAAAAATCACCTTCCATTCAGCTTATGGCCAAAGCCTTAAAGGCGCGTGGCCGTATGAGCTTAAACGATCATGTTCTTAACGATTACGCCCAAATAATAAAAAAATATCCCCGTGAGCAGCAGTTTTATTTTGATGTGATTGATCTTTTGATTGAAAATAAAAAGTCTCGGGAGGCCGGAAGTTATTATGTGCGTTATACTACTTACTATCCCGATGACGTGCAGACCAAAAGTTCTACTTTGGCACGTATAGCGGTGCTTGATAAAGAATGGAAAAAGGCGATTCGGTATTTTAAAGAAGCACTGACTTTTGACCCGGATAATTATTTTTTACACCACGATTTAGCGTATGTGCAGGATAAAAATGGGCAGTGGAAAGAAGCTTTAAATACCCTTGAATCTCTTTCGGCTTCAAAGAAACATATCCCCTTAGTGCAAGATTTGTATCGTTTGATTCGTGACGAGAAATCAAGCCATGCAGGATACAAGTTTTTCTTTAACGATTTGGGACTGGATTTTTATATGCAAAATGCAGCTTTTGTGCGTTTTGCTTTAAATAACCGCTTTTATGTAATGGGCCAAGGGCGCCATGGTTTTTATGATGTGGGCAGTAAAAATACTAAAAACAATACTGTAGATGCTGCCTTAGGCGTGGGTTTTAATATTAATCCGTTTTGGAACGTGGAAGTACAGGCCGATTATACTCAAAGTCATTTTGTAAAGGCGCCTGGTTTTTCGCTGCAGAGTCGTGAAGTAATATATGATTCACTCACGTTGATTCAAAATATTAAAGTCAACCAGGCCATGCTCAGTACGCCTCAGGCGATTCCTGCGGGGGGTAAGGAACATACGGGAGAATTTTTGGCTTTATTTCAACCAAGTGATCGTTTAGCCCTCAATGCTCGCTACGAATTTAGTCGTTACAGTTTAAAAGCAGGAGATACAGCAACAGGTCACGTGATCGAACCCGGTATTAGCTACAAATTTTTAAAAAATCCTTCACTTACCGCAGGATATCGCTTAAGTTTTATGCATATCAACCAAAGTGCTTCATTTTTAAGCCAAGTTAATCTTTTGGCCGATACCCGTACTCATTATTTTTCACTAGATCTTGCTCATCATGTTGGTCGCAATTTGTATTACCAAGTGGGTGTTTTTGGTGGAGAAGATACTAAGAGAAACCTGCATCTTTTTGAAGGCGATTTGTGGGGTGCCCAAAGCAATCTTAAATGGTATTGGGGTAAAAATTATGTTTTGGAGGGTCTTTATCGCTATGGTTCGGAGAGCCAGTCAACCACCAGCGGACAGTCGCATGAGGGCTTGCTCAGTATGACCGGATATTGGAAGTAG
- the pelG gene encoding exopolysaccharide Pel transporter PelG: MAGIAFKLQKMLAGGSYTDIARAYSYSAMISSGPFLVVMGTLFGIKFFIQDYLSLEESNLFFSLIVYVFAFSMLGTAPFFYVVTRYLADKYFLKEVSAYSPSYIAVLHVLFAVQTVVSLPYLYFLQIPFTAKWVLYVLFLFMSGIWMAMVYLSAGKNYLAVVWAFLSGAIISAALSYIWGSSKGLIGYIQAFTVGEGVVFTILTMRIFKEFGYTSAYDFGFFEYFKKHPYLMGAGIFYYAGLWIDKFIFWFSPNGDVIIPHLRVFTLYDTPIFLSFLTVIPSMAFFMVQMETNFLKVYLSYYEHVRKRASLHTIEQKRQEMVDSLSGHFQKYAIFQGIISGMVVLFIYVIADFFNLNPLQMGIFRIGILAAFLQMGYLMVINIIFYFDFQKEACFTAAVFFVSNAVCTFMTLYFGFESYGFGYALAGFITLLVSFLILNKRVSELDYWTFMQQPISIPAFKLESEKSK, encoded by the coding sequence ATGGCTGGAATTGCATTTAAATTACAAAAAATGCTGGCAGGCGGTTCTTATACCGATATTGCACGGGCTTATTCATACTCGGCCATGATTTCGTCGGGACCTTTTTTGGTGGTGATGGGGACTCTTTTTGGTATTAAATTTTTTATTCAAGATTATTTAAGTTTAGAGGAGTCCAATTTATTTTTCTCTCTTATTGTATACGTGTTTGCATTTTCTATGCTGGGCACAGCCCCATTTTTTTATGTAGTGACACGCTATTTGGCCGATAAATATTTTTTAAAAGAAGTGTCGGCCTATTCACCATCGTACATTGCTGTTTTGCACGTTCTTTTTGCTGTTCAAACGGTAGTAAGTTTACCCTATTTATATTTTTTACAAATACCGTTTACGGCAAAATGGGTTTTGTACGTATTATTTTTATTTATGAGCGGTATTTGGATGGCCATGGTGTATTTGTCGGCCGGAAAAAATTACTTGGCGGTGGTGTGGGCTTTTTTATCCGGGGCTATTATTAGTGCTGCTCTTTCTTATATATGGGGATCATCTAAGGGTCTTATTGGTTACATTCAGGCGTTTACGGTTGGTGAAGGTGTAGTTTTTACTATTTTAACAATGCGTATTTTTAAAGAGTTTGGTTACACTTCTGCTTACGATTTTGGTTTTTTTGAATACTTTAAAAAGCATCCCTATTTAATGGGTGCGGGTATTTTCTATTATGCAGGATTATGGATTGATAAATTTATATTTTGGTTTTCGCCCAATGGAGATGTAATTATTCCGCATTTACGTGTTTTTACCTTGTACGATACCCCCATATTTCTTTCGTTTTTAACAGTAATTCCTTCTATGGCCTTTTTTATGGTGCAGATGGAAACCAATTTTTTAAAGGTGTATTTGTCGTACTACGAGCACGTTCGTAAAAGAGCTTCACTTCATACTATTGAACAAAAAAGACAAGAGATGGTGGATAGTTTGTCGGGGCATTTTCAAAAGTATGCTATTTTTCAAGGCATCATTAGCGGCATGGTAGTTCTTTTTATTTATGTTATAGCCGATTTTTTTAATTTAAACCCTTTGCAAATGGGTATTTTTCGCATTGGAATTTTAGCTGCTTTTTTACAAATGGGTTATTTGATGGTGATTAATATTATTTTCTATTTTGATTTTCAAAAGGAAGCCTGTTTTACGGCAGCAGTATTTTTTGTGAGTAACGCTGTGTGTACATTTATGACACTTTATTTTGGTTTTGAGTCATATGGTTTTGGTTATGCGTTGGCCGGGTTTATTACTCTTTTAGTGAGCTTTTTAATTCTTAACAAACGTGTTTCGGAACTCGATTACTGGACTTTTATGCAGCAACCCATCTCCATCCCCGCCTTCAAATTGGAATCAGAAAAATCCAAATAA
- a CDS encoding arsenate reductase family protein, which produces MLLKIYVYKNCSTCQKALKFLNAHNIKHQVFPIRETPPSQGEIKSMLVHLKGEVKKLFNTSGQDYRTLKIANQLPSLSQADILKLLAGNGNLIKRPFVLSPKIGLVGFKEDEWKKELL; this is translated from the coding sequence ATGTTACTTAAAATATACGTCTATAAAAACTGTAGCACCTGTCAAAAAGCACTTAAATTTTTAAACGCGCACAATATTAAGCATCAAGTGTTTCCTATTCGAGAAACACCTCCATCTCAAGGCGAAATAAAAAGTATGCTGGTCCATTTAAAAGGAGAAGTCAAAAAGCTTTTTAATACCTCTGGCCAGGATTACCGAACCTTGAAAATTGCCAATCAATTACCGTCACTCTCACAAGCGGATATCCTAAAATTGCTAGCAGGTAATGGTAATTTAATTAAAAGACCTTTTGTTTTATCGCCAAAAATAGGTTTGGTTGGATTTAAGGAGGATGAGTGGAAAAAAGAATTACTCTAA
- a CDS encoding response regulator: MSKKVIFIDDEKDFTDLLTTMLHFHNIEAVTLNDPVVALKELEKQTYDLILTDLMMPEVSGFDIIKSARADSRYKKTPIIVLTAKTLSDAERKLLFQNDVHFYVKPFEPQELVGQIKTLLAG, from the coding sequence ATGTCAAAAAAAGTAATATTTATTGATGACGAGAAAGATTTTACCGATTTACTCACCACAATGCTTCATTTTCATAACATTGAAGCTGTTACCTTAAACGATCCGGTTGTTGCACTCAAAGAACTGGAAAAACAAACCTACGATTTAATCTTAACAGATCTGATGATGCCTGAGGTGAGTGGTTTTGACATTATTAAGTCGGCGCGGGCTGATTCTCGTTATAAAAAAACACCCATTATTGTATTAACAGCCAAAACATTAAGTGATGCCGAAAGAAAATTATTGTTTCAAAACGATGTTCATTTTTACGTAAAGCCGTTTGAGCCACAGGAGTTAGTGGGGCAAATTAAAACGTTATTGGCCGGCTAG
- a CDS encoding endo alpha-1,4 polygalactosaminidase yields the protein MEKRITLILFLFFLSACSSQTSGWMIYYGKNLNASSLSKLNFIITDPDNITPASYPKTTKFIAYLSVGEIHDTRPYFVLFNNSKTILEKNPDWDGAYRVDIRNAKWQTYLINTLIPRFMADGYSGLFLDTLDTALYAENVLNQQGSQEALLGFIAKLHNQYPDLEIYTNNALALLDKMGNIITGAVAEDVMTGYDFKNKTYTDVARDEREVKIRYLQSFKERFNKPVYVVLYGTNIHSYRIQNGIRDLKKMGFHYLVSDILFEKNVLIEDE from the coding sequence GTGGAAAAAAGAATTACTCTAATTCTTTTTTTATTTTTTTTAAGTGCTTGCTCCTCACAAACATCGGGCTGGATGATCTATTATGGTAAAAATTTAAACGCTTCGTCTTTATCTAAGCTCAATTTTATTATTACCGACCCCGACAATATTACGCCTGCATCCTATCCCAAGACTACTAAATTTATTGCCTATTTAAGTGTGGGTGAAATCCATGACACACGGCCGTATTTTGTGCTTTTTAACAATTCTAAAACCATTCTTGAAAAGAATCCCGATTGGGACGGCGCTTATAGGGTAGATATTAGAAATGCCAAATGGCAGACCTATTTGATTAACACACTTATTCCTCGTTTTATGGCTGATGGTTATAGTGGACTTTTTTTAGATACGCTCGATACGGCGCTTTATGCCGAAAACGTACTCAATCAGCAAGGATCACAGGAAGCGTTGTTAGGTTTTATAGCCAAACTTCACAATCAATACCCCGATTTAGAGATTTATACCAATAACGCTCTCGCTCTTTTAGACAAAATGGGAAATATCATTACTGGTGCGGTGGCCGAAGATGTGATGACGGGATATGATTTTAAAAACAAGACTTATACCGATGTGGCCCGGGATGAAAGAGAAGTAAAAATACGGTACTTGCAAAGCTTTAAAGAACGTTTCAATAAACCGGTTTATGTGGTACTGTACGGCACCAATATACATTCCTATCGCATCCAAAATGGCATTCGTGATTTAAAAAAAATGGGGTTCCATTATTTGGTAAGCGACATTCTTTTTGAAAAAAATGTTTTGATTGAAGATGAATGA
- a CDS encoding bifunctional folylpolyglutamate synthase/dihydrofolate synthase, whose translation MDSFIIYDLELLQKNGIHPGLDTILNTLHLFGNPQRSFQSVHIAGTNGKGSTCTFVAQMLIEAGYKTGLTLSPHIQSVRERIQINGTWISEEDFARLHQLLKQKVGLKKHTYFEWIILIMFLYFAERQVDIAILETGLGGRWDATNVVTPLVSAITTVAMDHEHYLGNTLEKILIEKMQIIKGGEVWTGIDNMHLLPVLKKHCQSCRAIFHQIDKNILHFVEELPLGLEGEHQKRNAALAVGIIHSLNSLGFAISSQAIAAGLQNAHIEGRLETVYNKPQIVVDGAHNEEGILSLVTFLKTNPYKFHAFFGCLSDRPLSHLAGLLLPHVLSLTLVYFETNRMYPLETLQKEAKRLSQELGADIKVLNLQEIYLKKWLESYSQSDHIIITGSLYLVAQFKQALKTINV comes from the coding sequence ATGGATTCTTTTATTATCTACGATTTAGAATTATTACAAAAAAACGGCATACATCCGGGCCTTGATACTATACTCAATACACTTCATCTATTTGGAAATCCTCAGCGTTCGTTTCAATCGGTGCATATAGCAGGTACTAACGGTAAAGGATCTACCTGTACCTTTGTGGCCCAAATGCTGATTGAAGCAGGATACAAAACGGGACTGACACTTTCGCCCCACATTCAATCGGTACGTGAGCGCATTCAAATAAACGGAACTTGGATTTCGGAGGAAGATTTTGCGCGCTTACATCAATTGTTAAAACAAAAAGTAGGGCTAAAAAAACACACTTATTTTGAATGGATTATTCTCATCATGTTTTTGTATTTTGCCGAACGTCAGGTGGATATTGCTATTTTAGAAACGGGGCTTGGTGGACGTTGGGATGCCACTAATGTGGTTACTCCCTTAGTAAGTGCCATTACTACGGTGGCCATGGACCATGAACACTATTTGGGAAACACTTTAGAAAAAATTCTGATAGAAAAAATGCAAATCATTAAGGGGGGAGAGGTTTGGACTGGTATTGATAACATGCATCTTCTTCCAGTTCTTAAGAAGCATTGCCAGTCTTGCAGAGCTATTTTTCATCAAATAGATAAAAATATACTTCATTTTGTAGAGGAGCTTCCCTTGGGGCTTGAGGGTGAGCATCAAAAGCGTAATGCGGCTCTGGCAGTGGGTATTATTCATTCCCTCAATTCTTTAGGTTTTGCCATATCGTCACAAGCCATAGCCGCTGGACTTCAAAACGCCCATATTGAAGGTCGTTTGGAGACGGTTTATAATAAACCCCAAATTGTGGTGGATGGAGCGCATAATGAAGAGGGTATTTTAAGTTTAGTCACATTTTTGAAAACTAACCCCTACAAGTTTCATGCCTTTTTTGGTTGTCTATCCGACAGGCCTCTTTCACACTTGGCGGGTTTATTATTACCCCATGTTTTGTCCTTAACATTGGTTTATTTTGAAACCAATCGTATGTACCCTCTTGAAACGTTACAGAAAGAAGCCAAGCGCCTGTCTCAAGAGCTTGGAGCAGATATAAAAGTACTTAATCTTCAAGAGATTTATTTAAAAAAATGGCTTGAGTCTTATTCTCAATCCGATCACATTATCATTACAGGGTCGCTGTATCTGGTAGCCCAGTTTAAACAAGCCTTAAAAACTATTAATGTTTAA
- a CDS encoding CapA family protein: MKTKILLFLLILPYPAFAFTIALGGDTMLGRNVALANRDASVSEVWGNSQELFLKANFALVNAELAFTNHTKTYEKKAFYFKAPPSHVRFLKALGIDAVNLANNHVLDYGLAGLKDTLQTYKKAGITIAGAGLKHNEAYTVPLIKVQNHTIALISLTDNVVSWQAQDNKPGIAYAPINSSGLAQTIERIKKAKASGADYIIISLHWGGNWVKAPSAEFQHFAHGLVDAGADLIHGHSPHVFQGMELYKGKPIFYSLGDLIDDYEVKPDMRNDLGLIAEVRLNENMTFKKASLYPVNIINTKTRLAEENNLKTALDRAKMLSQALGTQGAIEQNQFVITAK; encoded by the coding sequence ATGAAAACAAAAATTTTACTCTTTCTTCTTATTCTCCCTTACCCTGCATTTGCATTTACCATTGCTCTGGGTGGAGATACTATGTTGGGACGTAATGTCGCATTGGCTAATCGTGATGCTTCGGTTAGCGAAGTGTGGGGTAACAGCCAGGAACTATTTCTAAAAGCCAACTTTGCATTGGTAAATGCCGAACTCGCTTTTACAAATCACACCAAAACTTACGAAAAAAAGGCATTTTACTTTAAAGCACCGCCGTCTCATGTTCGTTTTTTAAAAGCATTAGGTATAGATGCCGTCAATTTGGCCAATAATCATGTTCTTGATTACGGGCTTGCGGGCTTAAAAGACACACTTCAAACCTATAAAAAAGCTGGTATCACAATAGCGGGCGCCGGACTCAAGCACAATGAAGCCTACACTGTTCCTCTGATTAAAGTTCAAAACCATACTATCGCTCTTATTTCGCTAACCGATAATGTAGTTTCCTGGCAAGCCCAAGATAATAAGCCAGGTATTGCCTACGCTCCTATTAATAGTAGCGGTTTAGCACAAACCATTGAACGAATCAAAAAAGCCAAAGCGAGCGGCGCTGATTATATTATTATATCTCTTCACTGGGGCGGCAATTGGGTAAAAGCACCCTCAGCCGAATTTCAACATTTTGCCCACGGTCTTGTGGATGCCGGCGCTGATCTTATTCACGGGCATAGCCCGCATGTTTTTCAAGGAATGGAACTTTATAAGGGCAAACCCATTTTTTATAGTTTGGGCGATTTAATTGATGATTACGAGGTAAAACCAGACATGCGAAACGATTTGGGACTTATTGCCGAGGTAAGATTAAACGAAAATATGACATTTAAAAAAGCGTCTCTTTATCCAGTTAATATTATCAACACAAAAACGCGTTTAGCTGAAGAGAACAATCTTAAAACAGCCCTTGATCGCGCTAAGATGTTATCACAAGCTCTTGGCACACAGGGTGCCATAGAGCAAAACCAATTTGTAATAACAGCGAAGTAA
- the pelF gene encoding GT4 family glycosyltransferase PelF — protein MIDVCLLLEGTYPYVAGGVSTWVHQLVSHMRDIRFGIVYISPHADPTRTFKYHLPDNIIYIKEVDLHDYRLEDEKIRKPQKHDFDTIELFYRGILKNNFDIWDDFLRLFQGQNKCFTIPSFFKSKGVWDLLHKLYYELKIDVSFIDFFWTWRGTHLPLLQILTTEVPQSKIYHAVSTGYAGLLGAVAKSMSGGKYYLTEHGIYTHERILEITQANWIYDEESDLVRATSRISFFKEWWITLFKILSRMSYFASDKIFTLYEGNRLKQIFEGAAPEKVMVIPNGIRMTDYMKILPTPSTHPRIGLIGRVVGIKDIKTFIEAAKIVLASKPDAEFFIVGPLEEEEDYVNECKSLVDILGLNNKIQFTGRMNMADILGKLDLVVLTSVSEAQPYVVLEANAVGIPVVSTNVGACAEMLYGVYPEDVALGPSGVVTGVANPAQTAKAMVDLLAEPETYKKMGEAGKQRVARYYDQDDLLSRYLNVYETELR, from the coding sequence ATGATTGATGTTTGCCTTTTATTGGAAGGTACTTATCCGTATGTGGCGGGTGGTGTTTCAACATGGGTTCATCAACTTGTAAGCCACATGCGTGATATTCGTTTTGGTATTGTTTATATTTCTCCTCATGCAGATCCTACCCGCACATTTAAATATCATTTGCCCGATAATATTATTTACATCAAAGAAGTTGATTTACACGATTATCGTTTGGAAGATGAAAAAATACGTAAACCTCAAAAGCACGACTTTGACACTATTGAATTGTTCTACCGAGGGATATTAAAAAACAATTTTGACATTTGGGATGATTTTTTGAGGCTTTTTCAGGGACAAAATAAATGTTTTACCATCCCTTCTTTTTTTAAATCCAAGGGAGTATGGGATTTGCTTCATAAACTTTATTATGAACTTAAAATTGATGTGTCCTTCATCGATTTTTTTTGGACATGGCGTGGTACACATCTTCCTCTATTACAAATTTTAACTACCGAAGTTCCGCAATCTAAAATTTATCATGCTGTTTCTACAGGGTATGCCGGGTTATTGGGAGCTGTGGCAAAAAGCATGAGCGGTGGTAAATATTATTTAACAGAGCATGGGATATATACGCACGAGCGTATTTTAGAAATTACACAGGCCAATTGGATATATGATGAAGAATCCGATTTGGTCCGTGCCACGTCGCGTATTTCATTTTTTAAAGAATGGTGGATTACGCTTTTTAAAATTTTAAGCAGGATGAGTTATTTTGCTTCTGATAAAATTTTTACTCTGTACGAGGGGAATAGATTAAAACAAATTTTTGAAGGTGCTGCGCCCGAAAAAGTAATGGTGATTCCAAACGGTATTAGAATGACCGATTATATGAAAATTTTGCCCACACCAAGCACTCATCCCCGTATTGGTTTAATTGGGCGTGTGGTAGGAATTAAAGACATCAAAACCTTTATTGAAGCCGCTAAAATTGTACTGGCATCAAAGCCCGATGCGGAGTTTTTTATTGTAGGGCCTTTAGAGGAGGAAGAAGATTATGTTAATGAATGTAAGTCTCTGGTTGATATTTTAGGGCTTAATAACAAAATACAGTTTACGGGCCGAATGAATATGGCCGATATTTTGGGGAAACTCGATTTAGTTGTACTTACCAGTGTATCTGAAGCACAGCCCTATGTTGTTTTAGAAGCAAATGCAGTGGGTATTCCGGTGGTTTCTACCAATGTGGGGGCCTGTGCCGAAATGTTATATGGCGTATATCCTGAAGACGTAGCCTTAGGGCCTAGTGGTGTAGTGACGGGAGTGGCTAATCCAGCCCAAACTGCTAAAGCCATGGTCGATTTATTGGCGGAGCCAGAAACTTATAAAAAAATGGGAGAGGCTGGTAAACAAAGGGTGGCACGTTATTACGATCAGGATGATTTATTAAGCCGCTATCTCAATGTTTACGAAACTGAGTTGCGTTAA